The sequence attataataaCTGCATTTTTGTCAAGTTCAGATTGAGTTTAGAATGCAAGACACCAAACACTGTGAGTACTATGACTCTACCATCTGCCAACACTATCTTAGAAGAAATTTCTACTTCAAAAGATAATTTTCGAACAATAGAGCAAATTTCTGAGAATCACGAGGTGAATTAATATACCTTGCTGAATGTCAtttcaaattatatttaattgctTAGTTCCATCTCATTATGGTTATTATTTTTTCTATAATATCCAGGTGGGGAGTTTCTGGATTTTGGCAAAAGTTGCAGTTGTGGAAAATAATGGTGACTGGTATTATTTGTCATGTGTCAAATGTCCAAAGAAGATGACCCCTGTTGCTGATAGTTTTTATTGTGAAAGATGTGATCATTTTGATGTAAACGGGAAGTTGAGGTAGGTTAACTTATCATTATATGAATTATTATTCTATGACTTATTGTTCATTAAATCTACAATTTCATTACTTTTTAAATTACAGGTTTAAGATCCAAGTCCCTGTTGTGGATGACAGAGGAAATGCTCTTTTCTTAATGTGGGACAGGGAATGTATAGAACTTATTGGAAAAACAGCAATGGAATTGAGATCTCAGGGACTAAATGAGGtttattaattaatctaatCTAATTTGTTTTCAAATGTTTTTaccattttatgaatttttttaaaagaaatataaaatataaaatataaaatctaattaaatagataaaaGTTTAACAAATGTGGCAGGAATTCATAGGAGGAGAAATGCCAAAGAAAATAGATGACTTAGTGGATCGAAAGGTTCTATTCAAAATTCAGGTGAAACCGAGTCAAACAATTGAGTTCAATGGCTCATATACTGTCATGAAACTTACATGCGATACCAATATTATTGACAAGTTATGTGGATAAATTTTAGAAAGTCAGGTATACTAAAATTATTGAGTTTTGTAAATAAATTGAATGGAATACAAATAGAttatcaaataatttattcattgCTTTTTACTTTGGCTAACATAGGAATCGGATATTTTGTCCAAGTTCAAGAATACTGAACATGGAGAATTGAAAGAGGTATTTGAACAAAATATTttgagcattttattttattttttaattatttatttaatacttataaattaaattataatacttTTGTAGATTTGTTCGTCCGAAGATGAAGTGACCACTCCTTTTAAAACAACCCCCAAGACTGTGGCAGAAGATGTCATTAATGACTCTAATTTGAAGAGGTCCCTGTTAGATGAGTTTTCATCTACGGCTCcaggaaaaaaaatgaagaCTGTGATCAAGCAGGAGAAGGATTAAAATGTTCTTTTCaatttgaatatgatttttCAGTTGAAAGACTTTAATTTAGTTTGTTGAATTCgatatttaagttttaatttatcGCTGAATGCCCTCAATTTTCCTCTTTTATGGTAGGGCAAATTATGGAATTTTAGTTTTGGTTCAAATTCTGATTTAGTTTTAAATTTGTCCTCCATTCCTATTTTGAATAGATTTGCTTGCTAGCATAGCTTCATGACATAAATCATTTGATGGGCAAGATCATGTAGTGAAAAAACATATTCACATGTTTAAATCGACCATCATAACAAAGTATatgataattatataatttttataatcatATAAACTTAAGAcatgataaatttaaaatataattttctaaaaacattatattatattagcaATATATGTCTCAAGACCAATAATATCAATACATAAATGACTGTTTTACATAGTAATAATTTCGTGACAATAATATTACTTAATATGAAAACACAATAGAAATTTTATTAGAGAACATATATCCAATTGTTATGATTATCGAACAAttaatagattttgatatatatgaTCCAATTAGACGTCATAAAATTACCGTTACACATAAATCATAACACATGacaaaatatgaataataaaattataaaaatgtatattatttttcatttcaaCGTAAACATTGAATTTAAACCCAATTTTTATTTGAACGCATATATAGCATCAAAAAGAATTCTAAATTAAACTTGATGTGCACGAGCATGTagtgaaaaaataaattcacAAGACCAATGATATcaatacatatataattttgtttACATAGTAATAATTTTGTGACAAAAAGATTACTTAATATGAAAACACAATAGGATATCCAATTGTTTTGATTATCGAACAATTAATTGATTTAGATATATATCACCAAGTTATAGATGTTATAAAATTACTAAGTTACACATAAAACATTACACAAggtaaaaatatgattaataaaaatgtatattattttttatttaaacgtAAACATAGAATTAAAAcccatttattttaatgcatatatatgaaaaaaaataattcaataaatatttGACAAAGTTCAAGGAGGTTATTAAAAAAACTGGTAGGAAATTAAACTCATTTCATTTAAAGCCTAGATATCATAAAAACGAATTTCAAATCACATTTAATGGAAAAGGTCTATTAGTATTCTACAATTATTTGACACAGCTCAAGGAGATTATTAAAgttctttaaaattttcaaaacgaAGCTTCCCAGACAGTATGGGAATGTGATCGCATTTATTGTTCAAATATGTTATATATGTGTGGGTTCAATTTAAACAACCAGACACTACATATCCTATTCCATTAAAAATATCCATAATATTCTTTCTGGATAGTAACATTTTCAGATACAGGTAAACACCAGTTATTCAACAATCAAAGGAGCAGTAAACCATTCATTGCAGTAGTGAATCAAAAGAATGAAGCGACTGACAAAATCTACAATTCTAAATTGGAAACGTCCGAAGAGTAATCCTCAAATAGAAAGTGAGTTTTCTAGACAAGCATTTACTttgatttgaaaatttgaaagtAAGTTGCGTACCTGTttgtttgttatttaatttaactCACTAATGACTATATTTGTGCTCCTTCAAAAATCCAGAAACTACATGGAAAACATATAATCATTAGCTTATCAGTTTAAACAAAATCAGGTACTAAGAATAATATGCTTACTTTTTCTCAAATACGACGATATCTGAATAGATCCAGTTCTCGGATAATCGGATATTGATAGATCTGATTCTCCACTAACCTAATATGGAAGAAAATGAAACGGATCTGTATTAGGTGCATATAAAGATGATAAAAGACACAAACATCAAAGAATGcgagaaaaattaaataaatcgaAGACGATGATATCTCATTAATTAGATCCAGTTCTCGGACGACGGGATCTAAATAGATCTGTGTCTCCCTAATACgggaaaaatttaaaattatctgTATTAAATTCTTATAAAGTTGATAAAatatacaaacataaaagaatgcgagaaaaattaattaattaaatatatcaaatatgATGATATCTCAATAGATCAATTTTTTAGATGTGAATAGATCTGAGTCTGCATTACATTATGacgggaaaaattaaaatagatatGTATAAGATGCTTATAAAGATGATGAAAGGTAGAAACATCAAATAAAAcgggaaaaataaaataaatcgaaGACGATGAAATCTCCTTAGATCCAGTTCTCGGACGACCGGATCTCCATAGATCTGATTCTCCAATGACCACATATCCTTTCCCGAAAAAACCACTGTAATATCAATAGGCTGCATGTATGTATGAGAAGACGATGGTTTTCGCACTTGAAATAAGGGAAAAAAATGTGTGTGTAGATTTTTGAGTGCAAGTGTTGGAAGAAATCAATGAGAATGGAGACGCTGGAGGCGTGTAGGTTTTAGGgtttgctatatatatatatatgatgattGTAGGTATGAGTTAGTTTCTATTTGGGCTTCATTTATTTGGGCTTCATTTAAGTTGTAATAGCATCGACTATAATTCGGCCTTCCAATCCAAGTGTAATTTTGATTGCAGGCTGATACCCAACATTTGTTGAGACTATAAAATAGTTATACATTTTGGTccaaaattaaacataaataatgtattttttcaaaataatctTCTACAAATACTTATAATCAAATTTGATATtagttaaaattaatatttaaaaaattagcctTAAgttctaaatatatatatatattgttttagACCATTTTTACACTAACACGGTTATATGATAAATTGAGCTCACATTTTAACACAATTATCAAGCAACATATATTTTATtagataattattttattaatgcaCGTActtatgttttaatttattgtatttgtttttaaattaatattttaattttttaattatattaataatataactTTTATATTAGATTTTTCAGTTTGAATTAATAGTGATATTTGTTATATCTTATCCATAAATACAAATTTAtagctaaaaataaaaatatataaataaatacattaATTGGCATTTCTCATTATGAACTAACATAAAGATGTAGCTCATGTTTTTACAATCTATTCTAATTTGGGTTTATAGCTAAGGATGTTAATGGCGGGTATGGCAAACCCATCTTAACGCACTTAATGTATTTGGGTTTTTTTGTGCAGTTGACTCTTTTGATCAAATCTCAAAAACTTTGGAATTCATTTCTCATAATGAACGTGTTTTCCATGGTGCAACAAAGATTTCCATGAAATCGATTGGTACGATCTATTCTATTTCATTCTTCAAAATTGGACTTTTgacacattttttaaaattaaaaaatttctttattTACATGTAGATTATTGGAATATTGGTGATCCAACATACATATGCAATTTTTGTGGAGCTAAGTTTTGGTACGAAGAAAGGTTATGTCGGCATTTTAAATCTAAGGATCCTAAATATTCTCTATGTTGCATGCAAGGAAAAATCCAACttccaattttaaaaaatccccCTCGAATATTACATGATTTGTTGTATGGAGTGAGCGATAAGAGCAAACATTTTTGCGACAATATTCGATCTTACAACAATATGTTTTGCTTCACATCTATGGGAGAAAAAATAGACTCGAGTTTAAATAGTGGCGGGGCCCCTCCAGTTTTTAAACTACATGGCCAGAATTATCATCTAATCGGAAGTCTACTTCCATGTGAAGGCTCAACCCCCAAGTTCgctcaattatatatttatgacACTGATAACGAAATTTCAAATAGAATATATGATGTCAGGTATTTTTTTTCTATATCCATTTCTTTTTATTAAATTgatgcatgcattaaaatatatattttgttaaCTTTTATTGAATACGTGCTATTTTATGCAGGCAAAAAAATGTCAATAATGACCTTCATTCTGAGATAGTATATGATTTGAAATCAATGTTAGATGAAAATAATGTTTTGGTCAAGTCTTTTAGGATGGCCAGAGAAAAGATGATGGAGGAAGGGCGATCTGACGTGAAATTAAAGTTGATCGGTAGAAGAGGTCGAGATGCAAGAAGATATAATCTTCCTTCAACTTCTGAAGTTGCTGCACTGATCGTGGGAGATTTTGATCAATCTTTAGGTGATAGGGATATTTTAGTAGAAACACAAACATGACAACTTAAACGTATCAATGAATTGAATGCTTCATACTTGGGTCTTCAATATCCTTTACTTTTTCCATATGGTGAGGATGGCTACAGAGAAGATATCATTTTGTCTACTTCAAGTTCAAGTTCTCGGGGGAGAAAAAATGTAAGTATGAGAGAATTTTTTGCGTTTCGACTACATGAGAGGAATCATGAAGCATCTACAATCCTCTGTTCGAGAAGGCTTTTCCAGCAATTTGTtgttgatgcatacacaatgaTTGAATCTGCAAGGTTGACGTATATCAAGATGAATCAAAAGAAACTACGATGTGAAATGTACAAAGGCCTCCATGATGCTCTTTTGCGTGGGGAAACAGATGCATATACGCAAGGAAAACGAATTATATTGCCATCTTCATTCACTGGAGGGGCCAGATACATGATTCAAAACTATCAAGATGCGATGGCTATATGTAGATGGGCCGGATATCCAGATTTGTTTATAACTTTTACATGTAACCCCAAGTGGCCTGAAATTGTTAGATTTGTTGAGGCTAGAGGTTTGAAACCTGAAGATCGTCCTGATATTGTTTGCAGAATATTCAAAGTTAAGCTGGATGGTTTGATTAAATATATTCGTACGAACAAGATTTTCGGAAATGTTCAAGCAGGTAATGATTTAAATACAatcattaaataataaatattttttaatcttgATTTGTAGAATactaattttttataataatttcaaATTTGTTTATTAACCTTATTTCAGTTATATATACGGTGGAATTCCAAAAGCGAAGATTACCTCATGcacacattttgatttttctccATAAAGAAGACAAATTTCCAGGAACAGAGGCAATAGATGGTATTGTCTCGGCTGAAATTCCTGATGAGAAGGAGGATCCAATTTATTTTGCGGCTGTGCGTGATTTCATGATACATGGCCCATGTGGTGAAGCAAGAAAGCATTCTCCATGCATGTCAGATGGTCGTTGCACAAAACATTTTCCGAAAAACTTTGTTGACGTCACATCGATAGACGGGATGGACACCCAATCTATAAACGTAGAGATAATGGGCTAACTGTTCTTAAAAATGGTATTAATCTGGACAACAGATATGTCGTTCCCCATAATCGTTATCTGTTGGTTCGTTATGGAGCTCATATGAACGTTGAATGGTGTAACCAATCTCGAGCCATCAAGTATCTGTTCAAGTATATAAATAAGGGACATGATCGTGTGACTGCATCATTTTATCAGAGTGATAATGAAGAAAACTCGGGTAAGCATGTTGATGAAGTTAATATGTATTATGATTGTAGATATATTTCTCCATGTGAGGCTGTTTGAAGAATTTTTGGATTTGACATTCAGTATAGAGATCCACCAGTCGAGAGATTGAGCTTTCATCTCCCGAACGAACAAAATGTCGTGTTTTCTGATTTGGACCAGGTTGAAAATGTTTTTGATCGTTATTCTGTTAATCAAAGCATGTTTTTAGCTTGGTTTGAAGCCAATAAAAAATATCCTGAGGCACGAGAATTAACATATGCTCAATTTCCAATGAAATTTGTTTGGAAGCAAGAATCACGTGAATGAGTTCCAAGGAAAAGAAGATTTTCAATTGGACGTATTTTTTTTGTTCCTCCTGGAGCTGGGGATTTGTACTATCTAAGATGTCTGTTGAACGTCATCCGTGGTGAAAAATGCTACGATGATATTTCTTTTGCAAATGGTGTTCAGTATCAGTCATTTCGCGATGCTTGCTATGGATTAAGATTGTTAAATGATGACAAAGAGTATATTGATGGTATCGTCTAGGCAAGTCAATGGGCTTCAGCTTAATCAATGAGAGTGCTTTTTGCTACATTATTGTCTTCGGATTGCATTAGTCGACCCGAAGTAGTTTGGGAGTCCTGCTGGACACACTTATCGGATGATATTTTGTACAGACAACGAAACTTGCTAAAACATCAAGGTAAAAACTATTTGTTGCTTGACATTTATTTTAGAATATGTTAAAAAATTGTTAATATCATTGTTTTTTCTTagaattgcaattaaatgatGAGGAAATCAGGAATTATTCATTGGTTGAAATTGAGAAGCTTTTGAGAAGTTGCGGAAGAAGTCTCCGTGATTTTCAATCAATGTCATTTTTCGGTGATCAATATTTTGAGGCTTCACGAAATAGGTTAATACAAGATGAGTTGCGTTTTGATAGAAGATCTTTATCAGAAGAATATGATCATCTTCTTAAAAATTTAAACCGTGAGCAACGTCACGTATATGACACGGTGATGGATGCGATTAATTCAAACAAGGGTGGAATGTTTTTTGTTTACGGTTATGGTGGAACTGGAAAAACGTTCATTTGGAAGACCCTATCAGCAGCCTTGAGATCAAAGGGAGAAATTGTCCTAAACGTGGCTTCCAGTGGTATCGCATCTCTTCTTCTTCCTGGTGGAAGAACTGCTCATTCTCGCTTTGCAATTCCGTTTAATCCTAACGAAGAAtccacatgcaatatcaaacaagGGAGTCCTCTGGCAGAACTCATTGTGAAATCCAAACTTATTATATGGGATGAGGCTCCAATGATGCACAAGTTTTGTTTCGAATCACTGGACAGAAGCATGCGTGACATACTGAGGTTTTCAAATCCTTTAAGCTTTCAACTCCCTTTTGGAGGCAAACCAATTGTATTTGGTGGTGATTTTCGACAGATTTTGCCAGTTATTCCGAAGGGTAGCAGACAGGATATTGTTCATGCCACTATTAATTCGTCATATTTGTGGAGACATTGCACAGTATTGAGATTGACTAAGAATATGCGACTTCGGAATTTGGCTTCTGATGAAGATGGTGATGAAATTAAGAGATTTTCTGATTGGATTTCGAATATAGGAGACGGAAAAATTGAAGAAACAAATGATGGCTATGCGGAGATTGATATTCCAAATGAAATGTTGCTTAAAGACATCGATGATCCTATTGCAACAATCGTCAAGAATACATATCCGTTGTTTGGTAGTACAGTTTGTGATACAACATACTTCCAGCAGAGAGCTATATTAGCACCAACTCTGGATGTTGTTCAGTCCATaaatgaatacatgatatcaATGAACAATTCGGAGGGAAGGATGTATTTAAGTTCTGATTCGGCATGTCATTCGGACAGAAATGTTGATTTATTGAATGACGTTCATACTCCCGAATTCTTAAATGGAATTAGATGCTCTGGAGTTCCAAATCACGAACTAAATTTGAAGGTTGGAACTCCTGTTATGTTGCTGCGAAACATAGATCATTCTCTTGGATTATGCAATGGTACTAGATTGGTTATCACGAGGTTTGGAAACCATGTTTTGGAAGGAAAAATTCTTATAGGAAATAATGCAGGTCATAAAGTTCTTATTCCAAGAATGTCATTGACCCCTTCTGATCCAAGACTTCCTTTCAAGTTTCAACAAAGACAATTTCCCCTAATTGTTTCgtatgcaatgacaattaacaAAAGTCAGGGACAATCATTATCACATGTTGGACTTTTTCTGAAGAAGCCTGTTTTCAGTCATGGCCAGTTGTACGTCGCTGTATCCAGGGTTACAAATCCGAAGGGcctcaaaattttaatatgcaATGTAGACGGTAGCCCAAAAAACTCAACGACAAATGTTGTATTTAAAGAAGTTTTTCAtaatttgtaatatttttttggcACATTAATATCTTCACTATGAAATTTATGGTTTACTTATTActgcacaaaaaaaaaaaaattatattatctaatttttttatttattgtatatgaATAACActccgtgcatcgcacgggtgaaatactagttattattataaataaattcatcaaagaAGAAAATGGAAGAAACAAAAAGACCGAATTGCCTGAATGTAaataaaaaatcccaaaaatctTCAATATATAAGCGGTGAGATCTTGAGCAAAATTTTCTTTCTGAAACAACAACAGTATCGATTATTGCAAGGATGTATAAAAGAATAAGAAGTTGACACTGAAAAACAAATCAATCTGATTATTTCAGTTTAGATTTCATAGTTCATTGTTTATTTAATGAGTAACACTCTTGTAAAACGTCTCACATGAAATGGGTGAACCTAATACAAAAAATTATCCGTATGATTGACCCATATTCTAATCGGGCTCTCGTATCTCGTGATCCTCACACATCTGGTACGTAGGTAATCCCCAATTGATCTCTCAACTTTTCCTTGCATCCTAGGTTCTATcgcagattttcgaaaatcaataGGGAATCATGACAGTTATCATGCCCTAACTCAGGAATTGTTCATGGAAAAGGCGTATGGATTCAACAAGAGCTTGTGTTCTGTTCCTCGGCAGTCGGTGTAATTTGGCCTGGCTCAGGATTTTTTCGCAGTTTGTCCGCACGGATTGAGAAACTGAAGATGGAAATCGATGGGTTCATATGTTTACAGGTAAGAAAAATGGGAGCATGTAATTAActcgtgttttttttttcttagaaAGAATTGTGTTTTTCGGATTGTAAGTTGTTCTTCGAATCTATGTTACTCAAGAAACATTAGATTTGCGATGTGTATTGATTGGTTTCGTTTTCTTTACCTCGAATCTATGTTGCTCCAGAAACATTAGTTTTGCGACCGCTTCTTCTGCTCCTCCCCTGGCGTTTCCAACTCCTTACTCGAGCAGCCAGAAACATCTACAGCCGCTAGAGAAGGGGCGGCCGTCGGCAGGGTTGTGGTTGACAAGTATTTTGTACCTCATTTTTCACCTTTCAAGTTTGATCTGGAGCAAGCATATTATGCAACAGCAGAGAGTGTCCGTGATCGGCTCATACAGGTATAATCAAATTGATTGATGCTTTGAAATTTGCTACTCATGAACACTAGGAACTTATATCGGCCGTAATGCAACTGCTTTATTTGTGGCACTTTTTATTCCTGGTGACCATTGGGAAAGAGATATGTAACTATTTGTTTTCTTGAGGATGTTTAAGAGTTGATTTTTTTCTgaatgaatatttatttttggacctTTAAGTAGGAACGTAGGTGGTGACACTATTTTTGTAGTTACTTCAATCTTTAAGTTTAGTTATTTTGTGGGTGTGTCTGATGATGAGGGGCGGGCTTTATTGGGACCATTTGTTGGTTTCCTTAAGATAGTGCACATGTTACTATCATCATTAGATATGGAGATTTCCCCACTATGGCTCGCATTTAAATTTCACGATCCGATTGTTTAAAAATTGGAGAGACTGCTGGACTATAGCAGATACCCGCAAAATGGTACAGAGGATTACAAACTTCTTATTTGCTTCTTTACTAGATTCCTCAAGAACGTCACCTTTTGGAAATTTCTTTCTGTGATATTTAACAGCAGACCAATTTTATTGATCTCTTCATCAGAATAACCATGAAGGTGATCTCCATTCACAATAATTCGATATGATTGCTTACGGTAACCCTTCTTTCCAGCATGTAATCCAATATTGTGGAGCAAACTAGCACATTCAAGGTACTCGAGATCTCTGTCATCCAATGCCCCTGAAAACTCGGAATCAAGAGGCTCCTTCAATTTTCTCGAACCTTCAAACATCTCCCTTGAAATGCAAGCACAAACGTTAGCTGCCTGAATCCTTTTCTTATTGTTAAACCTCGAAGAATCCTCCCACACGTGGATAACTTTGCACATATTGGAGGAATTATATCCGGTTTTCTTCTGGGTTTTGTGTTTTTAATCCGTCCCCAATTCAATTGGGTTAACCAGAGATATGTGCCTGTCGGATACCCTTCCACGAGTACCCCAAAATTCAAGATGTATCAGTGTGTACTTCTTTGCTTTCTTTAGTTCTTCTCATATATTGTAGGGTAAGCATTTGACTCTTCCAACCATGCCTTTCTAAGTAGACATTACATGAGCCATAAGTTTTCGATAGTGATAATCAAATCAATGTCACCCTTGGTGTAAATTGATCCTCAATAATGTATTTTTGATGCGATTCGAATAGGTTTACTGTTGGGCTGGTATTGCTTCTCTGAGGCGTGAACTTGAATGATCATTGCTCGTGGTGTCATTATCTTAGTTGTGTTCCTACTTCTAAGTGGAGCTGCCACAACCCCAATCTCCTGTCAGGTGAAGAATATGTTACATAATTTCTCATTCAATGCTCTGATATTGGAAACACGCTCTCTTATTTTTTCTTGTTCACTGCTTGAACATGTATGGTTTTCCACGCGGAGCAAATGGGGAACCAGTATACTTTAATGTGTTCAAACAGTGGTAAAAACCAGACGTATTCTCTCACGAACCCAACCATGACTGAGATACAAGGTCTATGCACGCAGCTTCGTCGATGAAAGATTGCATTCTGCCGTCTCCAAGGCTCACAGACACCCCTATTTGCTGCAAGATCTCTTACAAAAATGATACTCAGATTAATACGTACTTTTGTAAATCTACAGATAATTCGAGTCACTATACTAAATAGATAATATATGTTAAGAAGTacatttttgttattattttcatacGTAGATAAAGCACTTGCTTGGAGCATATACATAAATGAAATTTGAGAGCTTGTATAGTGCCAGTGTAACTTGATTGTGGAGATgactttttatttattcatctCCGAGAATTATGGGCTTGAAGGTGTGGAAACATTTTTGGGATAATGTCATTTAATAATTGGTTTGCCTCTTCCTTCCCCAATTATACTAATTATATCGtccataattaatttttatctgATTGAGGTAATTACTAATTATACTAAAATGGTTTAGGCACTTGCTTGGAGCATATACATAAATGACATTCGCATTATTTTTCCAGTAAGTTATACATTCTGAGCTTCATGGAGGAAATGCCGatattttttgaattaatttttgTTGCGTTACAAATCTCGAagatttttatgtttttcttcTAGTTTTGAGCTGGAAATGGCGGATACATGAGttcttttgatgatttatgcttgttttttgaatatttgtttTTACGGTCGTTCTCTCTGCTAAACAGATATTAGAAACTAATATATGCTTATTTGACTCAAAAGTATCActttttatatgaaaaatattaattttcattgcaaaaatattattttttatatcaaagtATTACTTTGAAAAAACATGAGAATACCTTGACGACTTAATGACATTCTAATAATTTGTGACTTACTAAGAAAACACCAACTCCAtacaatatttaattaatatttataatctgaatgattgaattaaataaagtattactttttttttgaaaaatattacgTTTTCAatcaaaagtattagtttttctgtcaaaaatattacttctaAATTATgctaatttgacataaaaattattaattttttctgttaaaaatattatttatttaataaaaaatattatttttatgataaaatttttatttttagagtatactaatttgacataaaaaagtattacattttttGTCAAACGTATTAGTTTTTCTATTAAAGGTATTACCTCTAACGTATGCTAATTGAACATAAAAAATATCACTTTTCCTTTGAAAAGTGTTGGTTTTGCtgtgaaaaatattagtttttatcataaaagtattaatttttatgtgaaaaatattACTTCTAACTAAATTATgcatttttaacataaaaaataatactttttattttaaaagtattacttttacCAATACATCAtccacaattcctcgaggataa comes from Henckelia pumila isolate YLH828 chromosome 4, ASM3356847v2, whole genome shotgun sequence and encodes:
- the LOC140862479 gene encoding replication protein A 70 kDa DNA-binding subunit B-like encodes the protein MAPLFSLISQLTPKKMFWALKVRLVRCYEFPTFGKDKDDIFSMECIFHDREGSRIHATIKKQILKSVALKFKEGNLYAVKDVIVAENSMKMKTTTNKFKINFVQKTQVCEIFDETFPSFIYEFKPFAELKSEDMVDKTYLFGEIRVSNTYHVTKMIINEDSDVVANFRNRLSLECKTPNTVSTMTLPSANTILEEISTSKDNFRTIEQISENHEVGSFWILAKVAVVENNGDWYYLSCVKCPKKMTPVADSFYCERCDHFDVNGKLRFKIQVPVVDDRGNALFLMWDRECIELIGKTAMELRSQGLNEEFIGGEMPKKIDDLVDRKVLFKIQESDILSKFKNTEHGELKEICSSEDEVTTPFKTTPKTVAEDVINDSNLKRSLLDEFSSTAPGKKMKTVIKQEKD